Within the Gloeocapsopsis sp. IPPAS B-1203 genome, the region CCCGGCACAAGTGGCAGTGCGGGTGAAGGTACGGGCACAAGAACTAGGGACACAAGAGTATCCGAGCCACATGACGGTCTACCGCATCTTGAAGCCGTTAATCGAGCAGGGGCAACCGCAAAAGCGCTCTTTAGGGTGGCGCAGCGATTGTCTGAGCCTGAAAACTCGTGAAGGGTTAGAAATCCCCATTGAATGGTCAAATCAAGTCTGGCAATGCGATCACACACGAGTCGATGTGTTGGTCGTGGATGCTGCTGGCGAGATTTTAGGGCGACCTACCTTATCGATAGTAGTAGATACTTATTCGCGCTGCATCATGGGCATCCATTTGGGATTCGACGCACCCAGTGCGGCTGTAGTGTGTCTGGCGCTGCGTCATGCTATTCTACCCAAGCACTACGAAAGCTGGGTATTTCGAGTCATTTCTTATCCTGGTGAAAGCTTATGTCGAATAACAAATTAACAGAGTCGTTAACAAATTAACTGTGTGGGAGGAGAATTTGCTGTAACGCTTTTGGAGCAGCGATTTCAGCAACGGGACTAACGTGAGACAAGCCAAAACAGGCTTAACAAATTAAGCGCATCAATTTAGCGTAGAATTAACAGATTAACTGCGCGATTGAGAAGGAGGCTAATTGTGTGGATCAAGATGAGGTCAACCCAGCAATTTAGCCTGAAAT harbors:
- a CDS encoding helix-turn-helix domain-containing protein, with the translated sequence MTQMGEFEMSAADDSSLASERAQEKDDSRKGERMRLLSESERKRLSVLQELLATAGQPGYGQRQAAAAQKLGMTVRSVRRLMRQLREEGVESIIRRSRSDRGEARISSQWQQFIVKTYRSGNRGGRRMNPAQVAVRVKVRAQELGTQEYPSHMTVYRILKPLIEQGQPQKRSLGWRSDCLSLKTREGLEIPIEWSNQVWQCDHTRVDVLVVDAAGEILGRPTLSIVVDTYSRCIMGIHLGFDAPSAAVVCLALRHAILPKHYESWVFRVISYPGESLCRITN